The following proteins come from a genomic window of Phycisphaerae bacterium:
- the mscL gene encoding large conductance mechanosensitive channel protein MscL yields the protein MDPTKKALSLLEEFKNFALKGNVIDLAVAVIIGGAFGKIVDSLVKHLIMPLISVIMPGEQSYLGWHWVIRGKEVPYGLFIGEVVNFLIVALALFIFIVKFLGWIMKFKKQEAAAPAAPPSLTKDQELLMEIRDLLKKA from the coding sequence ATGGACCCGACCAAAAAGGCACTGTCGTTGCTGGAGGAGTTCAAGAACTTCGCCCTCAAGGGTAACGTGATCGACCTGGCGGTTGCCGTTATCATCGGCGGCGCGTTCGGGAAGATCGTCGATTCATTGGTGAAGCACCTCATCATGCCCCTGATCAGCGTGATCATGCCGGGCGAACAGAGCTACCTTGGCTGGCACTGGGTCATCAGGGGCAAGGAGGTCCCTTATGGGCTGTTCATCGGCGAGGTGGTCAACTTCCTGATCGTCGCCCTTGCCCTGTTCATCTTCATCGTCAAATTCCTGGGCTGGATCATGAAGTTCAAGAAGCAGGAGGCCGCCGCTCCGGCCGCTCCGCCGTCGCTCACCAAGGACCAGGAATTGCTCATGGAAATCCGGGACCTGCTCAAGAAGGCCTGA